The following are encoded together in the Peromyscus leucopus breed LL Stock chromosome 1, UCI_PerLeu_2.1, whole genome shotgun sequence genome:
- the LOC114682318 gene encoding pregnancy-specific glycoprotein 22-like, giving the protein MEVCSVLLCKGCTPWRGILLTASLLSCWYLSTTARFALESVPPEVIEGENAFFLVHNLPENLAAVVWSKRVKSMNHGIVTYALNKDLSVPGPLHSGRETVYRNGSLLLRNVTRKDTGLYTIELLDRLGDIVSTITAYLRVHIFLWTCGHHATSVQPSIESVPPSVAEGGSVLLLVHNPPLNIIAFVWFKWVNSFRKLELVKYLVDRKATLWGSAYTGREMLYSDGSLLLHGVTHKDPGVYTVRFLRTDMRNAEAEVQLQVYASLSVFCNPFTSSQLTIHPEPLYPAKGERVVLQVHNFPEDMLAFTWYKANYRTPFLKVEDHSMARTSFSWGKGMVYYNGTLMLRDVTEKDAGMYTLEVLRKHSKIEKAYAEFYIKKNMTQPFVQITDTTFAGHRSVIFTCISPDTDISIRWIFNNQNLQLTERMTLSPTNCGLRIDPVRVEDAGEYQCEVSNRLGLKTSLPVSWPR; this is encoded by the exons atggaggtgTGTTCTGTGCTTCTCTGCAAGGGCTGCACCCCCTGGCGTGGGATCCTGCTCACAG CCTCGCTTTTATCGTGCTGGTACCTTTCTACCACTGCCCGATTTGCCCTTGAATCTGTCCCACCTGAAGTCATCGAAGGAGAAAATGCCTTTTTCCTTGTCCACAATCTGCCAGAGAATCTTGCAGCTGTAGTCTGGTCCAAAAGGGTGAAAAGTATGAACCATGGAATTGTAACATACGCACTGAACAAAGATTTAAGTGTGCCGGGGCCTCTACACAGTGGCAGAGAGACAGTGTACCGCAATGGATCCCTGCTGCTCAGAAATGTCACCAGGAAGGATACAGGACTTTATACCATAGAGCTCTTAGACAGACTTGGAGATATTGTGTCAACAATAACCGCTTATCTTCGCGTGCACA tTTTCCTTTGGACTTGTGGGCACCATGCCACCTCTGTCCAGCCCAGTATTGAATCAGTGCCACCCAGCGTCGCTGAAGGAGGAAGTGTTCTTCTCCTCGTTCACAATCCACCACTGAATATTATAGCCTTTGTCTGGTTCAAATGGGTGAATTCGTTCAGGAAGCTTGAGCTTGTCAAATACCTAGTAGACAGGAAAGCAACTCTGTGGGGGTCTGCATACACTGGCAGAGAGATGCTGTACAGTGATGGATCCCTGCTGCTTCATGGTGTCACTCACAAAGACCCTGGAGTGTACACTGTACGATTTCTGAGAACAGACATGAGAAATGCAGAAGCAGAAGTACAACTCCAGGTATACG cttccctttctgtgttctgtaacCCTTTTACTTCTTCCCAACTCACGATCCACCCGGAGCCTCTGTATCCTGCTAAAGGGGAACGTGTAGTTCTCCAAGTCCATAATTTCCCAGAAGATATGCTAGCCTTTACCTGGTACAAAGCAAATTATAGAACCCCATTCCTTAAAGTTGAAGACCATAGCATGGCCAGGACTTCCTTCTCCTGGGGAAAAGGGATGGTGTACTATAATGGAACCCTGATGCTCCGGGATGTCACTGAGAAAGATGCAGGAATGTACACACTGGAAGTTTTAAGGAAGCATTCCAAAATTGAAAAAGCATACGCGGAATTCTACATAAAGA agaataTGACGCAACCCTTTGTGCAAATCACTGACACCACATTTGCAGGACATAGATCTGTCATCTTCACGTGCATCTCACCCGACACTGATATCTCTATCCGCTGGATCTTCAATAACCAGAATCTGCAGCTCACAGAGAGGATGACTCTGTCACCAACTAATTGTGGACTCAGAATAGATCCTGTGAGGGTCGAGGATGCTGGAGAGTATCAGTGTGAGGTCTCCAACCGATTGGGTTTGAAGACCAGTCTCCCAGTCTCCTGGCCACGATGA